One Novipirellula galeiformis DNA segment encodes these proteins:
- the sucD gene encoding succinate--CoA ligase subunit alpha — protein sequence MSILVDGNTKVICQGITGNAGTFHSLGCRDYGTNMVGGVTPGKGGQNVEGIPVFDTVEEAVEKTGANATMIFVPPPFTADAILEAIDAGIGIIAAITEGVPVIDMVRVYEKVRASNSILIGPNCPGLITPGSCKIGIMPGYIHNPGKVGVMSRSGTLTYEAVWQTSNLGLGQSTCVGLGGDPIVGTSFIDLLKLYQEDDQTEAILMIGEIGGSAEEEAAAFAKANVTKPVAAFIAGRTAPPGKRMGHAGAIISGGKGTAEEKVAALEDAGIVVAPTPADMGQAVVEAIARKG from the coding sequence ATGAGCATTCTGGTTGACGGAAACACAAAAGTCATCTGCCAAGGCATCACGGGCAACGCCGGCACGTTCCATAGTCTCGGTTGCCGTGACTACGGCACCAACATGGTCGGCGGGGTCACGCCAGGCAAAGGCGGCCAAAATGTCGAAGGCATCCCTGTCTTTGACACAGTCGAAGAAGCGGTCGAAAAGACCGGTGCGAACGCAACGATGATCTTCGTGCCGCCGCCTTTCACCGCTGACGCGATCCTCGAAGCGATCGATGCGGGCATCGGAATCATCGCTGCGATCACCGAAGGCGTGCCTGTCATCGACATGGTTCGCGTCTACGAAAAAGTGCGAGCGAGCAACTCGATCCTGATCGGCCCTAACTGCCCTGGTTTGATCACGCCGGGTTCGTGCAAGATCGGCATCATGCCCGGTTATATCCATAACCCAGGCAAAGTCGGCGTGATGAGCCGCAGTGGTACGTTGACCTACGAAGCGGTTTGGCAAACCAGCAACCTCGGTCTTGGTCAAAGCACCTGCGTGGGACTCGGTGGCGACCCGATCGTCGGCACTAGCTTTATCGACCTGCTAAAGCTGTATCAAGAAGACGACCAAACCGAAGCGATCTTGATGATCGGTGAAATCGGTGGATCGGCCGAAGAAGAAGCTGCGGCATTTGCCAAAGCCAACGTCACCAAGCCTGTGGCCGCGTTCATCGCCGGTCGTACTGCCCCTCCCGGAAAGCGAATGGGACACGCCGGCGCGATCATCAGCGGCGGGAAGGGAACGGCCGAAGAAAAGGTCGCTGCCTTGGAAGACGCGGGCATTGTGGTCGCACCCACCCCAGCCGACATGGGCCA
- the sucC gene encoding ADP-forming succinate--CoA ligase subunit beta: MKIHEYQGKQLFRKAGVPVLEGHVATTADEAAAAYDKLGGSIAVVKAQIHAGGRGKGTIIDNPEQRGVVLVKSADEARAAANGLLGKTLVTIQTGEEGKVVNQVFVEAGCDIARELYLGIVVDREAARPVLMVSTEGGVEIEKVAEETPELIFKEHFDPAVGLEAFQVRKLCKKLGIEGAAAKAAFKFMPAICRFFVDYDCAMAEINPLVITGSGEMIALDAKITFDDNALYRHKDLLEFRDLSEEEPSEVRASDAGLSYVKLEGNIGCLVNGAGLAMSTMDIIKYHGGKPANFLDVGGGANAQQVTEAFRILLSDPNCKGVLVNIFGGIARCTTIASALIEASKTVGFTVPLVVRLEGTEVEEGRKMLAESDVNVINATDITDAAKKIVAAAAG, from the coding sequence ATGAAAATTCACGAATATCAAGGCAAGCAACTGTTCCGCAAAGCTGGTGTCCCGGTTTTGGAAGGGCATGTCGCTACGACCGCTGATGAAGCGGCTGCCGCCTATGACAAACTCGGTGGTTCGATTGCTGTTGTCAAAGCCCAGATTCATGCTGGCGGACGTGGTAAAGGAACCATTATCGATAACCCCGAACAGCGGGGTGTCGTGTTAGTTAAAAGCGCCGACGAAGCTCGTGCTGCTGCAAACGGATTGCTCGGAAAAACGTTGGTCACAATCCAGACTGGCGAAGAAGGCAAAGTCGTCAATCAAGTCTTTGTCGAGGCGGGGTGTGATATTGCCCGCGAATTGTACCTCGGCATCGTTGTCGACCGCGAAGCGGCTCGCCCGGTCTTGATGGTCAGCACCGAAGGCGGTGTTGAGATTGAGAAAGTGGCCGAAGAGACTCCCGAATTGATCTTCAAAGAGCACTTTGATCCCGCGGTCGGTCTGGAGGCATTCCAAGTCCGCAAGCTTTGCAAGAAGCTCGGAATTGAAGGCGCCGCGGCCAAGGCTGCGTTCAAGTTCATGCCCGCCATTTGCCGCTTCTTTGTCGATTACGATTGTGCGATGGCGGAGATCAACCCGTTGGTGATCACCGGCAGTGGTGAAATGATTGCGTTGGATGCGAAGATCACCTTCGACGACAACGCGCTGTATCGTCACAAAGACTTGCTCGAATTCCGCGACTTGTCCGAAGAGGAGCCGAGCGAAGTTCGTGCCAGCGATGCGGGACTCAGCTATGTTAAGCTCGAAGGCAACATCGGTTGCTTGGTCAACGGTGCCGGATTGGCGATGTCGACAATGGACATCATCAAATACCACGGTGGCAAGCCAGCGAACTTCCTGGATGTCGGTGGTGGAGCCAACGCTCAACAAGTGACCGAAGCGTTCCGGATTTTGTTGTCGGACCCGAACTGCAAGGGCGTGTTGGTCAACATCTTTGGCGGGATCGCACGCTGTACCACGATCGCATCGGCTTTGATCGAAGCGAGCAAGACGGTCGGCTTTACGGTTCCTTTGGTGGTCCGTCTCGAAGGCACCGAGGTCGAAGAAGGTCGCAAGATGCTTGCCGAAAGCGACGTCAACGTTATCAACGCGACCGACATTACGGACGCAGCCAAAAAGATTGTGGCGGCTGCCGCAGGTTAA
- a CDS encoding DUF1501 domain-containing protein, with protein sequence MLSFKGFKAKDLCDPHLSATRRTFLRVGGCGMLGLSLPSLLNMQSAAASEKQVGGPGWGKAKSIILLYLQGGPSQLDLWDPKENLPDNVKSVFKPISTKIPGVKFTENLPQLSQVNDRFTMIRSMSYTPNGLFNHTAAIYQMMTGYTTDKVSPSGQLEPPSPKDFPNFGSNIVKMRPLEEPMLPFVMLPRPLQESNVVGKGGTAGFLGKAFDPYTLYPDGDDMDMEKMSRIKIDDLQLRPEVFSVRLQRRAKLRDLLNAQMPQINEAVESFELDQYYDQALSLIVSGRARDAFNLSAEANEIRDAYGRNTFGQSCLLARRLVEAGTRVVEVIWPKVANSDNHSWDHHSGLSKRMKDQSAPMLDSALSTLITDMDTRGLLEDTLIVAVGEFGRSPQRGVSTSGNNNSDDGRDHWPYCYTAVLAGAGIKRGYVHGKSDKTASAPLENPVHPAELLATIYHSFGIAPETIVYNHLNQPRELVKAEAVSALMS encoded by the coding sequence ATGTTGTCATTCAAAGGTTTCAAAGCAAAGGATCTGTGCGATCCGCATCTCTCGGCAACGCGTCGCACGTTTTTGCGAGTGGGCGGATGTGGCATGCTCGGTTTGTCGTTGCCGTCGCTGTTGAACATGCAAAGTGCCGCGGCCTCCGAAAAACAGGTCGGTGGGCCGGGATGGGGCAAGGCCAAAAGTATCATCCTGCTGTATTTGCAGGGCGGGCCGAGTCAGTTGGATTTGTGGGATCCTAAAGAGAATCTGCCCGACAATGTGAAAAGCGTCTTCAAGCCGATCAGCACAAAAATCCCCGGGGTGAAGTTCACCGAAAACTTACCGCAGCTCAGTCAAGTGAACGACCGCTTCACGATGATTCGGTCGATGTCGTACACGCCCAATGGTTTGTTCAACCACACTGCGGCGATCTACCAAATGATGACTGGCTATACGACCGATAAGGTCAGTCCGTCGGGGCAACTCGAACCGCCATCGCCCAAGGATTTTCCGAATTTTGGCAGCAACATTGTCAAGATGCGTCCGTTGGAAGAACCGATGCTTCCGTTTGTCATGCTGCCGCGTCCGCTGCAAGAATCCAACGTCGTGGGTAAGGGAGGTACCGCGGGGTTTCTCGGCAAAGCGTTTGATCCGTATACGCTTTATCCTGATGGTGACGATATGGATATGGAAAAGATGAGTCGCATCAAGATCGATGATCTGCAACTGCGACCCGAGGTCTTCAGTGTCCGTCTGCAGCGGCGAGCGAAGTTGCGTGATCTGCTGAATGCCCAAATGCCTCAAATCAATGAAGCGGTCGAATCGTTTGAATTGGACCAGTACTATGACCAAGCGTTGTCGTTGATCGTTTCGGGGCGTGCACGCGATGCGTTTAACTTGTCGGCCGAAGCCAACGAGATCCGCGATGCCTATGGACGCAACACGTTTGGTCAAAGCTGTTTGCTGGCCCGACGGTTGGTGGAAGCCGGCACACGCGTGGTCGAAGTGATTTGGCCCAAGGTTGCCAACAGTGACAATCATTCGTGGGATCACCACAGCGGGCTGAGCAAGCGGATGAAAGACCAATCCGCCCCGATGCTCGACTCGGCGCTATCGACATTGATCACGGACATGGACACGCGCGGATTGCTCGAAGATACGCTGATCGTTGCGGTAGGCGAATTCGGTCGCAGTCCTCAACGGGGTGTCAGTACCAGTGGCAATAACAACAGCGATGATGGCCGCGACCATTGGCCGTATTGCTACACCGCGGTATTGGCTGGTGCGGGAATCAAACGCGGGTATGTCCATGGCAAGAGCGACAAAACCGCCTCGGCGCCGCTAGAAAACCCGGTGCATCCTGCGGAACTATTAGCGACGATTTACCACAGCTTCGGGATCGCACCGGAAACGATCGTCTACAACCACCTGAATCAACCTCGCGAGTTGGTCAAGGCTGAGGCCGTTTCAGCGCTAATGTCCTAA
- a CDS encoding DUF1549 domain-containing protein, translating into MVFRTILLAFVSLACVHGGAEESSEPQTPLSFARDIEPIFRNQCFGCHQGAKQLGRYNMTDFASLVAGGESESAAIVPGKPDESYLVQQITPVGGHAEMPKSPAKPLNPIEIEKIRRWIAAGAKDDSLPSTERSFNQSNPPVYVGPPTLPSLDVSPDAQQVAVAGFHEVILLNRETGQTISRLIGMSPRINTVRFSPDGKRVAAIGGTPGVQGEVQIWDVASGKLEMSLPLTHDTLSGGSWSPDGSKLAFGATDNVIRAIDSSSGEQVLFQGAHDDWVRDTVFTPDGTHLVSVARDMSCKLTEVATERFIDNITSITPGALSGGLNSVAIHPQRNEILIGGADGVAKVYRVFRETARKIGDDANLIRNLPAMPGRIFSVAISPDGSRLAAASTFDGRSEVRVWKYDFVGELSEQIKAIMAKRDSERSAKEKEIVAAYQSKETTEIAKWSSDTAAVYAIRFASDNALLMSANDAVLRRLDADGKLVSEFPIVTIETEKNVKLTAFDAKAWMQSQVAVDGDFSDELSVDAKLVRKLTVDPETIRLDSPYAYNQIVVTATLVDDSKVDVTRCCEVQVPSLIAINERGLIRPIAEGNGEMVVRFGERITTIQVEVTSPHADDNAPGAVDYIHDVNPVLSRLGCNQGTCHGAQKGKNGFRLSLRGYDPVFDLRALKDDLAARRINPASPDNSLMLRKPLGLTPHQGGVVMVDGDPNHAILRRWIADGSQVDLQSPRVASIEISPTNPTVQAIQSRQQVRVVATYRNGTSRDVTSEAFIESGNSEVATADAKGLLTAIRRGEAPILARFEGAYAATTLTVMGDRSGYEDQALVTHNTIDELVAKKWQRVKVVPSPLCDDATFLRRVHLDLTGLLPTSDQVKSFLADPTETGEKRSKVIDELIGSEAYIAYWTNKWCDLLQVNRKFLGVEGSTQFRDWIRTCVAENRPYDQFVREVLTASGSNNENPPASYFKVLRTPEDTMENTTHLFLGIRFNCNKCHDHPFERWTQDQYFEMAAYFAQVDLQTDPASGDRKIGGSAVEGAKPLFEIVADKTNGEIKHGRTGDTVPPSFPFAVDHETSDNPSRREQLARWMTDADNPYFARSYVNRLWGYLLGVGLIEPIDDIRAGNPPTNPELLSFLTDRFVESEFDTRAMHRLICNSRTYQLSIESNPLNEDDYLNYSHAMPRRLPAEVIYDAVHQVTGAISSIPGVAKGTRAAALPDSGVKLADGFLQNLGRPVRESACECERSSDLQLGPVMALISGPTVGTAISDPQNELAKIVQTCSEDEMLAEEIFLRAIGRRPTTPETTAFKSIIGQVQVDHDTLQKQVEQAEADWAIRRSEFENVRETKLAEVVSQIAERTEAIKPERTRLEEERAKRVAAAEMALSEAQAQLVATTEKRFADASNVEWHPLSATELSASNKAVLTPQGDRSIRASGNADKGIYTVKMPTTLKQITGFRLEALPAADLPAGGPGLPDNGNFVVTELVIQVQGNGKDQKLEKVEIAKAQADFTQGGFDISTTFDGKTNDQGGWAVSPSLGVVHWATFQLKTPIANPSGCTLTFDLHQFHNADKHRLGLFRISATTAEGDIPLSQSESIAAALSTPAEQRSEAVTKLIVDYGTATDKGIADLRTALAEARKPVPPDPMLVQLEQRKMTFSIATEDDPALVQLRRDLAESTKQLGNVRLTAAEDLAWALINSPAFLFNH; encoded by the coding sequence ATGGTCTTTCGAACGATCTTGCTCGCTTTCGTTTCACTCGCGTGTGTCCATGGGGGAGCGGAGGAGTCTTCCGAACCTCAGACCCCGTTAAGTTTTGCTCGCGACATCGAGCCGATTTTTCGAAATCAGTGCTTCGGATGCCATCAGGGTGCGAAGCAACTTGGCCGGTACAACATGACCGATTTTGCTTCGTTAGTCGCAGGCGGTGAGAGTGAATCCGCAGCCATCGTGCCCGGCAAACCGGACGAGAGTTATCTGGTCCAACAGATCACTCCGGTCGGTGGGCACGCGGAGATGCCTAAGTCACCGGCCAAGCCGCTCAACCCGATCGAGATTGAGAAGATCCGGCGCTGGATCGCCGCAGGGGCCAAGGATGACTCGCTCCCTTCGACGGAACGGAGCTTCAATCAAAGCAATCCGCCTGTTTATGTTGGCCCCCCCACGCTGCCATCGCTGGATGTTTCACCGGATGCTCAGCAGGTCGCCGTGGCGGGGTTCCATGAAGTGATTTTGTTAAATCGCGAGACGGGGCAAACGATTTCGCGGTTGATTGGAATGAGTCCGCGAATCAATACCGTCCGTTTTTCACCTGACGGCAAGCGAGTCGCCGCGATCGGAGGCACCCCTGGGGTTCAGGGCGAGGTGCAAATCTGGGATGTCGCATCAGGCAAACTCGAGATGTCGTTGCCGTTGACGCACGATACGCTAAGTGGTGGCAGTTGGTCGCCCGACGGAAGCAAACTCGCCTTTGGTGCCACCGATAATGTGATTCGAGCCATCGACTCCTCTTCGGGGGAACAGGTGCTGTTTCAAGGCGCGCACGACGATTGGGTTCGCGACACCGTCTTCACGCCGGATGGGACTCATTTGGTTTCGGTCGCTCGGGATATGTCGTGCAAATTGACCGAAGTCGCCACCGAGCGTTTTATTGACAACATCACCTCGATCACGCCTGGTGCGCTTTCGGGTGGTCTCAATAGTGTCGCGATCCATCCCCAGCGAAATGAAATTTTGATTGGAGGCGCGGATGGTGTCGCCAAGGTTTATCGCGTCTTTCGCGAAACCGCGAGAAAGATTGGTGACGATGCCAACTTGATCCGCAATTTACCGGCGATGCCAGGGCGAATCTTCAGTGTCGCAATCAGCCCCGATGGCTCGCGTTTGGCCGCCGCCTCGACGTTCGATGGCCGCAGTGAAGTGCGAGTTTGGAAGTATGACTTTGTCGGTGAATTGTCCGAGCAAATCAAAGCCATCATGGCCAAGCGAGATTCAGAGCGTTCCGCGAAAGAGAAGGAAATTGTTGCCGCGTATCAATCCAAAGAAACCACCGAGATCGCAAAATGGAGTAGCGACACGGCCGCGGTCTACGCGATTCGTTTTGCCAGCGACAATGCGCTGCTGATGTCCGCCAACGACGCCGTGTTGCGACGACTCGATGCCGACGGCAAGCTCGTGTCCGAGTTTCCGATTGTCACCATCGAAACGGAAAAGAACGTCAAACTCACTGCCTTTGACGCCAAAGCGTGGATGCAATCGCAAGTCGCAGTGGATGGGGATTTCTCTGACGAACTTAGCGTGGATGCAAAATTAGTTCGCAAATTGACGGTCGATCCCGAGACGATCCGGTTGGACTCGCCCTACGCCTACAACCAAATCGTAGTGACGGCAACGCTTGTCGACGACTCGAAAGTTGACGTGACTCGTTGCTGCGAAGTCCAGGTGCCCTCGCTGATCGCCATCAACGAACGTGGTTTGATCAGACCGATCGCCGAGGGGAATGGAGAAATGGTGGTTCGTTTTGGCGAACGAATAACAACGATTCAGGTCGAGGTGACGTCGCCGCACGCTGACGATAACGCACCCGGCGCGGTCGATTACATTCACGACGTGAATCCCGTACTTAGCCGCTTGGGATGTAACCAAGGAACATGTCATGGAGCTCAGAAGGGAAAAAATGGATTCCGGCTGTCGCTGCGCGGTTACGATCCTGTGTTCGATTTGCGCGCACTCAAAGATGACTTAGCGGCTCGACGCATCAACCCTGCCTCGCCCGACAATTCGTTGATGCTGAGAAAACCACTCGGTTTGACGCCGCACCAAGGTGGCGTCGTGATGGTCGACGGAGACCCTAACCATGCGATCCTGCGCCGCTGGATTGCCGATGGAAGCCAAGTGGATTTACAGTCGCCACGCGTCGCGTCGATCGAGATTTCTCCAACCAATCCCACCGTCCAAGCGATCCAGTCGCGTCAACAAGTGCGAGTGGTCGCCACCTATCGCAACGGCACTTCGCGTGACGTGACTAGCGAAGCGTTTATCGAGAGCGGAAACTCCGAAGTCGCCACGGCCGATGCCAAAGGATTGCTGACGGCGATTCGCCGCGGCGAAGCTCCGATCCTGGCTCGTTTTGAAGGTGCCTACGCCGCCACCACGTTGACCGTGATGGGCGATCGATCCGGTTACGAAGATCAGGCGTTGGTGACCCACAACACGATCGATGAATTGGTCGCAAAGAAATGGCAGCGTGTGAAGGTGGTCCCCAGCCCGCTGTGCGATGACGCCACGTTTCTACGCCGCGTGCATCTCGATTTAACCGGATTGTTGCCCACCAGCGATCAAGTCAAATCGTTTTTGGCGGATCCGACTGAGACGGGTGAAAAGCGATCCAAGGTGATCGATGAATTGATCGGCAGCGAAGCTTACATCGCCTACTGGACCAATAAGTGGTGCGACTTGTTGCAAGTCAATCGGAAATTTCTTGGGGTCGAGGGAAGCACCCAGTTCCGAGACTGGATTCGTACTTGCGTTGCGGAAAACCGACCGTACGACCAATTTGTCCGCGAGGTGTTAACCGCTAGCGGATCGAACAATGAAAATCCTCCCGCGTCGTATTTCAAAGTGCTGCGTACCCCCGAAGACACGATGGAGAACACCACGCATTTGTTTTTGGGAATCCGCTTCAACTGCAACAAGTGCCACGACCATCCGTTTGAACGTTGGACCCAAGACCAGTACTTTGAGATGGCGGCCTACTTTGCTCAGGTCGATCTACAGACAGATCCTGCCTCCGGCGATCGCAAAATTGGTGGCTCGGCGGTCGAAGGTGCTAAGCCGCTGTTTGAAATCGTGGCGGACAAAACCAACGGTGAGATCAAACATGGCAGAACCGGGGATACCGTCCCACCAAGTTTTCCCTTCGCCGTCGATCATGAAACGAGTGACAATCCGTCGCGCCGCGAACAATTGGCTCGCTGGATGACGGACGCCGACAACCCCTATTTTGCTCGCAGTTACGTCAACCGATTGTGGGGCTATTTGCTTGGGGTTGGTTTGATCGAACCCATTGACGATATCCGCGCTGGCAACCCGCCGACCAACCCCGAGCTGTTGAGTTTTCTGACCGATCGCTTCGTCGAATCGGAGTTTGATACGCGGGCGATGCATCGTTTGATTTGCAATAGTCGCACCTATCAATTGAGCATCGAGTCGAATCCGCTAAATGAAGACGACTATCTGAATTACTCGCATGCGATGCCACGACGATTGCCGGCCGAAGTGATTTACGATGCGGTGCATCAGGTTACCGGAGCGATCAGTTCGATTCCGGGGGTGGCCAAGGGAACGCGTGCCGCGGCGTTACCCGATTCCGGAGTGAAGCTTGCCGATGGGTTCTTACAGAACCTGGGGCGGCCGGTGCGGGAAAGTGCATGCGAATGTGAACGTTCCTCGGATCTGCAGCTCGGCCCGGTGATGGCACTGATCAGCGGGCCTACGGTCGGCACCGCGATTTCGGATCCTCAAAATGAACTCGCCAAAATCGTCCAGACATGCAGCGAAGACGAAATGCTCGCCGAAGAGATTTTCTTGCGAGCGATCGGACGGCGGCCTACCACGCCCGAAACCACGGCGTTCAAGAGCATCATTGGCCAAGTCCAAGTCGATCATGACACGCTGCAAAAGCAGGTTGAGCAAGCCGAAGCCGACTGGGCGATTCGGCGGTCCGAATTCGAAAATGTTCGCGAAACGAAACTTGCCGAGGTGGTCTCGCAGATTGCCGAGCGAACCGAGGCAATCAAGCCCGAACGAACGCGGCTCGAAGAAGAACGCGCGAAACGAGTTGCTGCGGCTGAAATGGCACTGAGCGAAGCGCAAGCCCAGTTGGTCGCGACCACTGAAAAACGATTTGCCGACGCGTCCAACGTGGAATGGCATCCATTGTCGGCGACTGAGTTGTCGGCATCGAACAAGGCGGTGTTGACGCCGCAAGGGGACCGTTCGATCCGAGCCTCAGGCAACGCCGACAAAGGCATCTACACGGTCAAGATGCCCACGACATTGAAACAGATCACGGGGTTTCGGCTCGAAGCGTTACCGGCCGCGGACCTGCCCGCTGGTGGTCCCGGGTTGCCCGACAACGGCAATTTCGTGGTCACTGAATTGGTGATCCAAGTGCAAGGTAACGGTAAAGATCAAAAGCTGGAAAAGGTCGAAATCGCCAAAGCACAAGCCGACTTCACTCAGGGCGGCTTTGACATCAGCACCACGTTTGATGGAAAGACGAATGATCAAGGCGGCTGGGCTGTATCGCCTTCGCTAGGTGTGGTGCATTGGGCCACGTTCCAACTGAAAACGCCGATCGCGAATCCCAGCGGTTGCACGTTGACGTTCGATTTGCATCAGTTCCACAATGCCGACAAACATCGGTTGGGCTTATTCCGGATTTCCGCCACCACGGCCGAAGGCGACATACCGCTCAGCCAAAGCGAGTCGATCGCCGCCGCGCTATCGACTCCGGCGGAGCAACGCAGCGAAGCGGTCACCAAGTTGATCGTCGACTACGGTACAGCCACGGACAAAGGCATCGCCGATTTACGTACGGCATTGGCTGAAGCTCGAAAACCTGTGCCGCCGGACCCGATGTTGGTGCAGTTGGAACAACGCAAAATGACTTTTTCGATCGCGACGGAGGACGATCCGGCACTTGTCCAACTTCGCCGGGACCTTGCCGAAAGTACGAAGCAACTCGGCAACGTCCGTTTAACCGCAGCCGAAGATTTGGCGTGGGCGTTAATCAATAGCCCTGCGTTTCTGTTCAATCACTGA
- a CDS encoding 3-keto-disaccharide hydrolase, which yields MKSTISKSLTLLAALTSVAFATVNSSSCVSAEEYLNGIAWQKPAVVTPGKTDSDPPSDAVILFDGADLSEWENGDQWTVKDGAASTGKGKITSKRTFGDCQLHLEWSAPTPVKGSGQGRGNSGVFMMGRYEIQVLDSYENETYSDGQAGAIYKQTPPAVNVTRPPGEWNSYDIFWTAPRFGDDKKLVSPAYVTVVHNGVLILNHFELKGDTPFHRPPQYSAHEPVGPISLQDHGNPVRFRNIWVREFQPPQGEQVRKPFLRDGDKETPIE from the coding sequence ATGAAAAGCACAATTTCCAAGTCTCTGACTCTGTTGGCGGCGCTGACGAGCGTCGCGTTCGCCACTGTAAATTCAAGCTCCTGCGTCTCCGCCGAAGAATACCTCAACGGGATCGCGTGGCAGAAACCAGCGGTGGTCACTCCGGGAAAAACCGACTCCGATCCTCCTTCGGATGCGGTCATCTTGTTTGATGGCGCCGACTTATCCGAATGGGAAAACGGCGACCAATGGACGGTGAAGGACGGTGCCGCTAGCACGGGCAAAGGCAAGATCACGTCCAAGCGGACATTTGGTGATTGCCAACTGCACCTGGAATGGTCCGCGCCGACCCCCGTCAAAGGCAGCGGCCAAGGACGCGGTAATAGCGGTGTATTTATGATGGGACGCTATGAAATCCAAGTTTTGGATTCCTATGAAAATGAGACTTACTCCGATGGCCAAGCGGGTGCGATTTACAAGCAAACACCTCCGGCGGTCAATGTCACGCGTCCCCCAGGCGAATGGAACAGCTACGATATCTTCTGGACCGCTCCGCGATTCGGCGACGACAAAAAACTGGTTTCGCCCGCCTACGTGACCGTGGTTCACAACGGAGTGTTGATCCTGAACCACTTTGAGCTCAAAGGCGATACTCCCTTCCATCGCCCGCCACAGTACAGTGCCCATGAACCGGTGGGCCCGATCTCGCTGCAAGATCACGGCAATCCCGTTCGCTTTCGCAACATCTGGGTCCGAGAGTTTCAACCGCCTCAGGGTGAACAGGTGCGAAAACCATTCTTACGCGACGGCGATAAAGAAACTCCGATCGAGTAA